The Denticeps clupeoides chromosome 5, fDenClu1.1, whole genome shotgun sequence genome includes a region encoding these proteins:
- the tmem131 gene encoding transmembrane protein 131 isoform X1 yields MTPRRGSMAHQRPTQSSRRPVVRTAMAACLCASRLLLFALFQVAQANKQAFIQSNTILEVLHFADGSHLQREPDIDFSSYQKSSSLHRVNCRPIRFEPPMQDFHEQPVGMPKMEKVYLHNPSSEEISLISISATTAHFHASFFQNRIIPPGGNTSFDVVFLARVVGNVENTLFINTSHHGVFTYQVFGVGIPNPYRLRPFIGARVPVNSSFSPLINIHNPYSEPLQVVEMYSSGGDLHLELPTGQQGGTRKLWEIPPFETKGVMRASFSSRDADNHTAFIRIKTNASEEDQFIILPVEVEVTSAPGIYSSIEMLDFGMLRSQDRPKQLNLHLLNSGSKDVPITSVRPTPSNDAVSVEFKQITLKAGENKYTKVASISFDPSKVKRPSQALGKITVKAKEKSYSKLEIPYQAEVLEGYLGFDHTVTLFHIRDSPPDPMERPIVLTNMFNFHILIHDISLPEEAKTMFKVLNFSEPVLIPAHESRYIFSLHFRPSRPSIHIDSNILLVTNASKFNLPVRAYTGFLEPLVLPPSLDEHLMDFSVLSATDTSSIVFVVINSNPIELVIRPWLVTGESLSMELLRAERGNRSTALIRARELQFTTASSQKTVILASGYYAAFRVTLVAKNLEGFYDGAVHITTDYEILTIPVKALIAVGTLTSSPKHIILPPSFPGKVVHQGFSVSSSFSQRVKVQQMGSLTEDPRFYHKRLKNSRDELEPKRKSKVANIYFDASLQCVDRCYVGLPFMLKSEPKTHGMAMQEDLWDTDTDFYQTMVKRWKELKERSRHEAEAVFEVNTDLQKNVQARVTAQMMWPSIIQSARQILFPLTNTNSSSEVEVLFENPADVPVYVQILPLALYPNPSALSEKLLERLPIKKLPNIDTTTLEFQVYRNQTSLSRASSGFREGPTRPYVHNVLLQPGEDKSFSVKFTPFSNHTLSSLIIVRNNLTVLDFLLVQGQGTFESLKMAGKYPGPGSSLRFKLTESLLKDCTEKVKLKEPNFTLKRTFKLENTGRLPLHIQAMEINGYACEGYGFKIVNCQELVLSPNTSKDIVIMFTPDFTASRVIRELKLVTAGGSHFVFVLNASLPYHMLASCAEALPRPTWELELYVIISIIMSSMFLLVLVTAYLEALGIWEPFKRRLSFEGSNSTMETGRPFDLREIVRNQNDANSHDNSEPNHISRGASNSSRFSCRQNGLQSHHNSNGHLERFPKSNHSKAAMQPCYPPVTSKSQDILTVKQRKLQVSKPQPQQQIPQQDGTNRLCSEDSDYINLVEAMDRDLEQPESPAVEVFQEHISSQSTQSKAPLSKGKVHKKKTQKRREEKEKRTKGKPQIEELKNSLPDNDDSSSTTTETSNPDVDASIKEEPLNKKSQPSQVESDSREEPSESKSKLQNKKTASTKLDVPTDTKSSSLELPYVTPIENRQRKKFPTKNLVHQNLANPSKQRPPQKPRAAEEKVVCEYRSSPVGKLLSSSPMQELMSSSSSSEGEKDTSPPPEWDCVPLNKFPNSVDSLQQISIQTMNADPFLKRASSLAAARTCSPPPSCPSPTTTRGSYTSTLSTISDVAPLGVAGTKNKLTSLPGKNGNPTFAAVAAGYDKSPGGSGPAKVTFSRPDPLGKVTVPHTISVDSDCSDSSGLRSPITANSPSFNADNSFSAFGPNTFNLSGVFSGMTSPKHSEAPQTWSEISRASPSIWDAPVSSDSPHSWPTSSGPPTSPTSSILGNSSLWSSSSPFSSSIWSACGDSGLSSFPSPSSPTTPISPIADLISNSDTTCPPPALGVAPAVEQTRTYNPWSAWRPTLTRRSSEPWPNPQDGGN; encoded by the exons CTCATCATTGCATAGGGTGAACTGCAGACCTATACGATTTGAACCACCCATGCAGGACTTCCATGAACA GCCAGTGGGAATgccaaaaatggaaaaagtttATTTGCACAACCCTAGTTCAGAAGAAATTAGTTTAATATCAATATCAGCTACAACAGCTCATTTTCATGCTTCTTTCTTTCAAAACAGG ATCATTCCTCCTGGGGGGAACACATCTTTTGATGTGGTCTTTCTAGCTAGAGTAGTAGGCAATGtagaaaatactttatttattaatacatcGCATCATGGAGTGTTTACATACCAG GTTTTTGGGGTGGGTATACCTAATCCATACAGACTTCGGCCCTTCATAGGGGCCCGGGTCCCAGTAAACAGCAGCTTCTCCCCCCTCATAAACATCCACAACCCATATAGTGAACCCCTGCAG GTTGTGGAAATGTACTCCAGTGGAGGGGACCTGCATTTAGAGCTGCCCACGGGTCAGCAAGGAGGGACTCGAAAACTATGG GAGATTCCACCCTTTGAGACAAAAGGGGTGATGAGGGCTAGTTTCTCATCTCGAGATGCTGACAACCACACAGCCTTCATCCGCATCAAAACCAATGCCTCAGAGGAGGACCAGTTCATCATACTCCCTGTTGAAGTGGAGGTCACCTCAG CACCTGGCATATACTCTTCCATAGAAATGCTAGACTTTGGTATGCTGAGATCTCAAG ataGACCAAAGCAATTAAATTTACATCTTCTAAATTCTGGATCAAAAGATGTACCAATAACT AGTGTACGGCCAACACCATCAAATGATGCAGTGTCAGTAGAATTCAAGCAAATCACGCTTAAAGCAGGCGAGAATAAATACACCAAAGTTGCAAGTATTAGTTTTGATC CATCAAAGGTCAAAAGGCCATCACAGGCTCTTGGTAAAATTACAGTGAAGGCAAAAGAGAAAAGCTACTCCAAACTTGAAATACCATATCAAGCTGAAGTCTTAGaagg GTATTTAGGGTTTGACCACACGGTCACCCTGTTCCACATTAGAGACAGTCCCCCAGATCCTATGGAGAGACCTATAGTTCTCACCAACATGTTTAATTTCCACATCCTCATTCATGACATCTCCTTGCCAGAGGAGGCAAAGACTATGTTCAAA GTTTTGAACTTCAGTGAGCCCGTTCTCATTCCTGCCCACGAGTCCCGATATATATTTTCCTTGCACTTCCGCCCTTCTCGGCCCTCTATCCACATAGACAGCAACATCCTCTTGGTCACCAATGCCTCTAAGTTTAACCTTCCCGTACGGGCCTACACTGGCTTCCTGGAG CCACTTGTTCTGCCTCCCAGTCTGGATGAGCATCTCATGGACTTCAGTGTGCTCAGTGCTACAGACACAAGCAGCATTGTATTTGTTGTCATCAACAGTAATCCTATTGAG CTGGTGATCCGGCCATGGTTGGTGACAGGAGAAAGCCTATCTATGGAGCTGCTGAGGGCCGAGAGGGGTAACCGAAGCACTGCGCTGATTCGTGCTAGAGAGCTTCAATTCACAACTGCATCCTCACAGAAAACC GTAATTTTAGCCTCAGGTTACTACGCTGCCTTCAGAGTAACGCTTGTTGCGAAGAACCTCGAGGGCTTCTACGATGGAGCTGTGCATATAACAACAGACTATGAG ATATTAACAATTCCAGTGAAAGCCCTCATAGCAGTGGGCACATTGACCAGCTCTCCAAAGCACATTATCCTTCCACCGTCATTTCCA GGTAAAGTGGTTCATCAGGGCTTCAGCGTCAGCAGCTCATTCTCTCAGAGGGTGAAGGTGCAACAGATGGGCTCCCTAACAGAGGACCCCCGCTTTTACCACAAGAGGCTCAAAAACAGCAGAGATGAGCTGGAGCCCAAACGCAAATCCaag gttgcaaatatttattttgatgcCAGTTTGCAGTGTGTAGACCGCTGTTACGTTGGGCTACCTTTCATGCTGAAAT CTGAGCCAAAAACTCATGGAATGGCGATGCAAGAGGATCTGTGGGACACGGATACAGATTTCTACCAGACTATGGTGAAGCGCTGGAAAGAGCTTAAAGAAAGGTCCAGGCACGA GGCGGAGGCTGTATTTGAGGTGAACACAGACCTCCAGAAAAACGTTCAGGCCAGAGTGACTGCGCAGATGATGTGGCCATCTATAATCCAGTCTGCACGACAGATCCTCTTTCCCCTGACCAACACGAACAGTTCCTCG GAAGTGGAGGTGTTATTTGAAAATCCGGCAGATGTGCCTGTCTATGTCCAGATCCTGCCCCTGGCACTGTACCCCAACCCTTCAGCGCTTTCAGAGAAACTTTTGGAGAG ACTGCCGATAAAAAAACTCCCAAATATTGACACAACCACTCTGGAGTTCCAGGTGTACAGAAACCAA ACCTCTTTATCGAGAGCCAGCAGCGGTTTTAGGGAAGGACCCACACGACCGTATGTGCACAATGTCCTGCTACAGCCAGGGGAAGATAAGTCCTTCAGTGTGAAATTCACTCCTTTTAGTAACCACACACTCAGCTCCCTGATCATCGTCAG GAACAACCTGACTGTGCTGGACTTTCTCCTAGTCCAGGGGCAGGGCACTTTTGAAAGCCTAAAGATGGCTGGGAAGTATCCAGGCCCTGGCAGCTCCTTGAGATTCAAGTTGACAGAGTCTCTTCTGAAAGACTGCACAGAGA agGTTAAATTGAAAGAGCCAAACTTCACCCTTAAAAGAACCTTTAAACTTGAAAACACAGGACGGCTTCCCCTCCACATTCAAGCCATGGAAATCAATGGATATGCTTGTGAAGGATATGGTTTTAAAATAGTCAACTGTCAAGAGCTTGTGTTGAGTCCAAACACATCAAAGGACATTGTTATCAT GTTCACACCCGACTTCACAGCGTCGCGGGTGATCCGGGAGCTGAAATTGGTCACAGCGGGCGGCTCACACTTTGTATTTGTTCTGAATGCCTCATTGCCCTATCACATGCTGGCCTCCTGTGCTGAGGCCCTTCCCAGACCCACCTGGGAGCTGGAGTTGTATGTCATCATATCCATCATCATGAG TTCCATGTTTCTTCTAGTGTTAGTAACAGCGTACCTTGAAGCCCTGGGAATATGGGAACCTTTCAAGAGGCGTTTATCTTTTGAAGGGTCCAATTCTACAATGGAGACAGGGCGACCTTTTGACCTCAGGGAAATTGTACGGAACCAGAATGATGCAAA ttcacatgacaacagtgagcCAAACCACATCTCACGAGGCGCATCCAACTCCTCCAGGTTCAGCTGCAGGCAGAATGGCCTGCAGTCCCACCACAATAGCAATGGCCACCTTGAGAGGTTCCCCAAAAGCAATCACAGCAAAGCAGCTATGCAACCATGTTACCCACCAGTGACCAGCAAGAGCCAGGACATCCTCACAGTCAAACAGCGTAAACTGCAGGTCTCTAAGCCCCAGCCGCAGCAGCAGATCCCTCAGCAGGACGGCACAAACCGCCTCTGTTCAGAGGATTCAGACTACATCAATCTGGTGGAGGCCATGGACCGAGACCTCGAGCAGCCAGAGTCTCCAGCTGTGGAGGTTTTCCAGGAACACATCTCGTCTCAGTCCACTCAGAGTAAAG CCCCACTATCAAAAGGGAAGGTTCAtaagaaaaagactcagaagcgacgagaagagaaagaaaagagaacaaagGGAAAACCTCAGATAGAGGAGCTAAAGAACTCACTGCCCGACAATGATGACAGCTCCTCTACCACCACAGAGACCTCCAACCCAGATGTGGATGCCAGCATCAAAGAG GAACCACTGAACAAAAAATCACAACCATCTCAGGTTGAAAGCGATAGCAGGGAGGAACCGTCAGAGTCCAAATCCAAACTACAGAACAAGAAAACAGCCAGCACAAAGCTAGATGTGCCCACAGACACAAAATCAAG TTCATTGGAGCTGCCATATGTAACCCCTATTGAAAACAGACAGCGCAAGAAGTTCCCTACAAAGAATTTAGTCCACCAGAACTTGGCAAATCCTTCCAAACAAAGACCCCCACAAAAGCCCCGAG CAGCTGAAGAGAAGGTGGTTTGCGAATACCGGTCTTCTCCTGTGGGGAAACTGCTCTCCAGCAGCCCCATGCAGGAGCTtatgagcagcagcagcagctcagagggagagaaggacaCGTCCCCCCCACCAGAATGGGACTGTGTGCCGCTCAACAAATTCCCCAACT CTGTGGACAGTCTCCAGCAGATCTCCATCCAGACCATGAATGCGGACCCATTTCTGAAAAGAGCCAGCTCGTTGGCTGCTGCCAGGACCTGCTCCCCTCCCCCCTCTTGCCCCAGCCCCACCACCACCCGTGGGAGTTACACCAGCACCCTGAGCACCATCAG TGATGTTGCTCCACTGGGTGTTGCTGGTACGAAGAACAAGTTGACCTCGTTGCCTGGCAAAAATGGGAATCCCACCTTTGCTGCAGTAGCTGCAGGCTATGACAAAAGCCCtg GTGGCAGCGGTCCAGCTAAAGTCACTTTTAGTCGACCCGATCCATTGGGAAAGGTCACAGTACCTCACACCATCTCTGTAGACAGTGACTGTTCAGACAG CTCTGGCTTAAGAAGTCCAATAACTGCCAACAGCCCAAGCTTCAACGCAGACAACTCCTTTTCCGCATTTGGACCAAACACCTTTAATTTGTCTGGAG TCTTCAGTGGAATGACATCCCCTAAGCACAGCGAGGCTCCACAGACCTGGTCTGAGATCAGTCGGGCCTCCCCGTCTATTTGGGATGCTCCCGTCTCCTCTGACTCCCCGCATTCATGGCCCACCAGTTCTGGCCCGCCCACCAGCCCTACTTCG TCTATTTTGGGCAACAGCAGTCTGTGGTCCTCCTCTTCACCCTTCAGCTCCTCCATCTGGTCTGCCTGTGGGGACAGCGGACTGTCCTCGTTTCCCTCCCCCTCATCCCCCACCACCCCCATCTCCCCCATTGCTGATTTGATAAGCAATTCCGATACCACGTGCCCTCCCCCTGCACTGGGCGTGGCACCAGCAGTGGAGCAGACCCGCACCTACAACCCATGGAGTGCATGGAGACCCACCCTGACGCGCCGCAGTTCTGAGCCCTGGCCCAACCCTCAAGATGGAGGGAATTAG